One window from the genome of Cucurbita pepo subsp. pepo cultivar mu-cu-16 unplaced genomic scaffold, ASM280686v2 Cp4.1_scaffold000330, whole genome shotgun sequence encodes:
- the LOC111785007 gene encoding pentatricopeptide repeat-containing protein At1g05750, chloroplastic has protein sequence MSSVPAHTAVPFQFQLQQYSNSNPSNLNFPRYPNSSNPIKPIVLWTSSIARYCRNDQLPEAAAEFTRMRLAGVEPNHITFITLLSGCADFPSHSLHFGASLHGYVRKLGLDTGHVMVGTALIAMYAKCAQLGLARNVFDYLDMKNSVTWNTMLDGYMRNGEIELAIELFDEMPTRDAISWTALINGFLKQGYSEQALECFHEMQCSGIEPDYVSIIAVLAACADLGALSFGLWVNRFLMQQEFKDNIRISNSLIDMYSRCGCIEFARQVFDKMPKRTLVSWNSMIVGFAINGFADESLEFFDAMQKEGFKADGVSYTGALTACSHAGLVNKGLELFDNMKRVHRITPRIEHYGCIVDLYSRAGRLDEALNVIETMPMKPNEVVLGSLLAACRTHGDVSLAERLIKYLFELDPGGDSSYVLLSNIYAAVGRWEGANKVRRTMKARGVQKKPGFSSIEIDGKVHEFVAGDKYHADADNIYSMLEVLFHELKICGYVPETATLMNGNESSKEY, from the coding sequence ATGAGCAGCGTTCCAGCGCACACCGCCGTTCCATTCCAATTCCAACTCCAACAATATTCTAATTCAAATCCATCAAATCTCAATTTCCCTCGCTATCCCAATTCCTCAAATCCCATTAAACCCATTGTTCTATGGACCTCTTCTATTGCTCGCTACTGCCGCAACGACCAATTACCCGAAGCCGCCGCAGAGTTTACCAGGATGAGACTCGCCGGAGTTGAGCCGAACCACATCACATTCATTACGCTTCTCTCCGGCTGTGCTGATTTTCCGTCACACAGCCTCCACTTCGGCGCTTCTCTTCATGGGTACGTCCGTAAATTAGGTTTGGATACAGGGCATGTAATGGTTGGGACTGCTCTTATTGCTATGTATGCCAAATGTGCTCAATTGGGTCTTGCTAGGAATGTTTTTGATTATCTAGACATGAAAAACTCTGTCACTTGGAACACGATGCTCGATGGGTACATGAGGAATGGAGAGATTGAGTTGGCCATTGaactgtttgatgaaatgcctACAAGAGATGCGATTTCCTGGACGGCTTTAATTAATGGTTTTTTGAAACAGGGGTACTCTGAACAAGCATTGGAGTGCTTCCATGAAATGCAATGCTCGGGTATCGAGCCTGATTATGTGTCAATAATTGCTGTTCTTGCGGCGTGTGCTGATTTGGGTGCGCTTTCTTTTGGGTTATGGGTTAATCGGTTCCTTATGCAGCAGGAGTTTAAGGATAATATTAGGATAAGTAATTCATTGATAGATATGTATTCTCGATGTGGATGCATTGAGTTTGCCCGCCaagtgtttgataaaatgccCAAACGAACTTTGGTATCTTGGAATTCAATGATTGTGGGATTTGCTATTAATGGCTTTGCAGATGAATCTCTGGAGTTTTTTGATGCAATGCAGAAGGAAGGATTCAAGGCAGATGGAGTTAGCTACACGGGAGCTCTTACTGCGTGTAGCCATGCTGGCTTAGTGAACAAGGGGCTGGAATTGTTTGATAACATGAAGAGAGTACATAGAATTACTCCTAGGATTGAGCATTATGGATGCATTGTTGACCTTTACAGCCGTGCAGGGAGGTTGGATGAAGCGTTGAACGTGATCGAGACAATGCCGATGAAACCAAATGAAGTTGTACTCGGGTCGCTGCTGGCTGCCTGCAGGACTCATGGTGATGTGAGCCTGGCTGAAaggttgatcaaatatctcttTGAGTTGGACCCTGGTGGTGATTCGAGTTACGTGCTGCTTTCGAACATATATGCAGCAGTCGGGAGGTGGGAAGGCGCCAACAAGGTCAGGAGAACAATGAAAGCCCGAGGCGTGCAGAAAAAACCGGGGTTTAGCTCGATTGAGATCGATGGTAAGGTTCATGAGTTTGTTGCTGGTGACAAATACCATGCTGAtgcagataatatctactcgATGTTAGAGGTGTTGTTTCATGAACTCAAGATATGTGGCTATGTTCCTGAAACGGCTACCTTAATGAATGGTAATGAATCTAGTAAAGAGTATTGA
- the LOC111785009 gene encoding receptor protein kinase TMK1-like yields MEMMDYNLGLCISLVLLCTSTVCFCATDLSDVKILNDLRMGLENPELLKWPDNGDDPCGIPPWPHVYCAGDRVSQIQVQGLGLKGPLPQNLNQLSKLSNLGLQKNKFNGALPSFSGLSELEFAYLDFNEFDTIPLDFFNGLTNIRVLALDYNPFNATAGWSLPDELAKSVQLTNLSLVHSNLVGPVPEFLGTLPSLTALKLSYNRLTGPIPESFGQSLMQILWLNDQDTGMTGSIDVVPLMTSLTQLWLHGNKFSGVIPENIGELAALSDLNLNRNQLVGPVPESLAKMNLDNLVLNNNFLMGPIPEFEARNVTYDYNYFCQSKPGLQCAPEVTALLYFLGSLNYPIRLASEWSGNDPCQGPWLGLSCNPESKVSMINLPKRGLLGTLSPSISNLDSLIEIRLAGNNISGIVPQNFTSLKSLRLLDLTGNNFEPPLPKFRDDVKVLTLGNPFLVSNHSAVPPLPITHPPLTSVSPPLDDPSGDASSRSPVPGSPITVRNSSSSVHVETEMQKSSKTRRIMYVVATVLIIVMIFLSALFCIFCFRRRKRAAESPTFVVHPKDPSYPESIVKISVSNKNTGNVSNQTGTSMTSTNSGGTESSHVIEDGNLVVAVQVLRKVTNNFSLENELGRGGFGTVYKGELEDGTKIAVKRMEAGSISNKALEEFQSEIAVLSHVRHRHLVSLLGYSIEGAERLLVYEYMSQGALSKHLFHWKSFKLEPLPWMTRLTIALDVARGIEYLHGLARQTFIHRDLKSSNILLDDDFRAKVSDFGLVKLAPDGEKSVATKLAGTFGYLAPEYAVMGKITTKADVFSFGVVLMELLTGMMALDEERPEESRYLAEWFWRIKSNKEKLMCAIDPSLSVNAEVFEKVFIIAELAGHCTAREPTHRPDMGHVVNVLSPLIEKWKPIDDDADSMSGIDYSLPLPEMLKVWQEAESGETKFRSLEDSKGSIPARPTGFADSFTSVDGR; encoded by the exons ATGGAAATGATGGATTACAATTTGGGGCTCTGTATCTCTCTGGTTTTGTTATGCACATCAACTGTTTGTTTTTGTGCCACTGACCTAAGTGATGTCAAAATCTTGAATGACTTAAGAATGGGGTTAGAAAATCCAGAGCTTCTCAAATGGCCTGACAATGGAGATGACCCATGTGGGATTCCTCCATGGCCTCATGTTTATTGTGCAGGTGATAGAGTTTCTCAGATTCAGGTTCAGGGCTTGGGTCTAAAAGGACCCTTGCCTCAGAATCTTAACCAGTTATCTAAGCTCTCAAACTTGGGTCTCCAAAAGAACAAGTTCAATGGGGCATTGCCTTCTTTCAGTGGCTTATCAGAGCTGGAATTTGCTTACTTAGATTTCAATGAGTTCGACACGATCCCTTTAGATTTCTTCAATGGATTAACCAACATTAGGGTATTGGCTTTGGATTATAATCCTTTCAATGCCACTGCTGGATGGTCTCTTCCTGATGAGCTTGCTAAGTCGGTTCAGCTGACGAATCTTTCATTGGTTCATAGCAATCTAGTTGGGCCTGTCCCTGAGTTTTTGGGGACATTGCCATCATTGACAGCTTTGAAGCTTTCTTACAACCGGTTAACTGGTCCAATTCCTGAAAGTTTTGGGCAGTCTTTGATGCAGATTCTATGGCTGAATGATCAGGATACCGGAATGACCGGTTCGATCGATGTTGTTCCGTTGATGACTTCTTTGACTCAGCTATGGCTACATGGAAACAAATTCTCAGGGGTGATCCCTGAAAATATTGGGGAGCTAGCAGCTTTGTCTGATCTTAATCTCAATAGAAACCAACTTGTTGGTCCGGTTCCTGAGAGCTTGGCCAAGATGAACCTTGACAATCTGGTCCTCAATAATAACTTTCTAATGGGTCCGATACCGGAGTTCGAGGCTCGTAATGTTACTTATGATTACAACTATTTTTGTCAGTCTAAACCAGGTCTACAATGTGCCCCAGAAGTTACTGcacttttgtattttcttggCAGTCTGAATTATCCTATACGTCTTGCATCGGAGTGGTCGGGTAATGATCCATGCCAAGGGCCTTGGTTGGGACTTAGTTGCAATCCTGAGTCCAAGGTTTCGATGATCAATCTGCCCAAGCGAGGACTTCTTGGTACTTTGAGTCCTTCTATATCGAACTTAGATTCGTTGATCGAAATTCGATTGGCTGGCAATAATATTAGTGGTATAGTTCCTCAGAATTTTACGAGTTTGAAATCTTTGAGGTTGTTGGATTTGACTGGAAACAATTTCGAGCCTCCTTTACCGAAATTTCGAGATGATGTTAAAGTTTTAACGTTGGGAAATCCTTTTTTGGTTTCTAATCATTCTGCAGTGCCTCCTTTACCGATTACACATCCACCACTTACCAGTGTGTCGCCTCCCCTAGACGATCCCTCAGGTGATGCGTCATCGAGGAGTCCAGTTCCTGGATCTCCAATTACAGTAAGGAATTCCTCTTCATCTGTCCATGTCGAAACTGAGATGCAAAAGTCTTCGAAGACGAGAAGAATTATGTACGTGGTTGCCACGGTTCTCATTATAGTCATGATATTTCTATCAGCATTGTTCTGTATCTTCTGCTTTAGGAGGAGAAAACGAGCTGCCGAATCTCCAACTTTTGTGGTGCACCCGAAAGATCCCTCGTACCCTGAAAGCATAGTTAAGATTTCTGTGTCGAATAAGAACACAGGAAACGTATCGAATCAAACGGGAACTAGCATGACAAGTACTAATAGTGGTGGAACTGAGAGTTCTCATGTGATTGAGGATGGGAATTTGGTTGTAGCTGTTCAAGTTCTCCGCAAGGTGACCAATAATTTTTCCCTCGAAAATGAGCTCGGCCGAGGTGGCTTTGGAACGGTCTATAAAGGTGAGTTGGAGGACGGGACGAAAATAGCAGTGAAGAGAATGGAGGCTGGATCAATCAGTAATAAAGCATTAGAAGAGTTTCAATCCGAAATCGCAGTTCTTTCACATGTTAGACATCGACATTTGGTATCGCTTTTGGGGTATTCCATAGAAGGAGCTGAAAGGCTTCTTGTATATGAGTATATGTCTCAAGGTGCTCTTAGCAAGCATCTCTTCCATtggaaaagttttaaattggAGCCTCTACCTTGGATGACTCGGCTGACGATTGCGCTCGATGTTGCCCGGGGAATTGAATATCTACATGGTTTAGCCCGACAAACCTTCATACATCGAGATCTTAAATCGTCTAATATTCTTCTGGACGATGATTTTCGAGcaaaagtttcagattttggaCTCGTGAAGTTGGCTCCAGATGGGGAGAAGTCTGTAGCAACTAAGCTTGCTGGTACATTTGGATACCTAGCACCTGAGTATGCAG TGATGGGGAAGATCACTACAAAAGCTGATGTATTCAGTTTCGGCGTGGTGCTAATGGAGCTTTTGACCGGAATGATGGCATTGGATGAGGAGCGACCGGAGGAAAGCCGGTACTTGGCCGAATGGTTTTGGCGAATCAAgtcgaacaaagaaaagcTAATGTGTGCGATCGATCCATCTCTATCGGTAAACGCCGAGGTGTTCGAGAAGGTCTTCATAATCGCTGAATTGGCAGGACATTGCACAGCTAGAGAGCCAACTCATCGGCCCGACATGGGACATGTGGTGAACGTGCTTTCGCCTTTGATCGAGAAGTGGAAACCAATTGACGACGATGCGGATAGTATGTCGGGGATTGATTACAGTCTACCGCTTCCTGAAATGTTAAAGGTATGGCAGGAAGCAGAGAGCGGGGAGACGAAGTTTAGGAGCCTTGAAGACAGTAAGGGAAGCATTCCCGCCCGACCCACCGGATTTGCAGACTCCTTCACCTCTGTTGATGGAAGATGA
- the LOC111785006 gene encoding uncharacterized protein LOC111785006 gives MIVAIVLALAVGLLGWVYQALKPPPPKICGSTNGPPLTSPRVKLRDGRHLAYREVGVPKEEAQYKIIICHSYNNSKDMHLPASQEFIEEIKLYIVLFDRAGYGESDPYPARSVKSEAFDIQELADKLQLGTKFYVMGWSMGACSIWSCLNYIPHRLLGASLVVPLVNYWWPSVPSALSRQAFRSIPPSFQQTFRVARYTPWLYYWWRTQKWFPRLVGDDTPCDSDLEILKSLSGHLNHNQEKVTQQGEHESLNRDILASFGSKWEFDPIVDLSNPFPDNNGSVHIWQGCEDRIIPIAFTRFIAEKLPWIQYHEVLNGGHLIIHDAEKFEAIVRALLAR, from the exons ATGATTGTAGCAATAGTATTAGCATTGGCAGTGGGTCTTCTTGGATGGGTTTATCAAGCACTGAAACCTCCACCTCCTAAGATATGTGGATCTACAAACGGCCCTCCACTGACTTCACCCAGAGTAAAGCTCAGGGATGGCAGGCATTTGGCCTACAGGGAAGTAGGCGTTCCAAAGGAAGAAGCTCAATACAAAATCATTATTTGCCATAGCTACAATAACTCCAAAGACATGCACTTACCTGCCTCTCAA GAATTTATAGAGGAGATTAAGCTATACATAGTATTATTCGACAGAGCTGGTTATGGCGAGAGCGACCCATATCCAGCACGTTCAGTGAAGTCCGAAGCTTTTGACATTCAAGAATTAGCAGACAAATTACAACTCGGCACAAAATTTTACGTAATGGGATGGTCAATGGGAGCATGCTCTATTTGGAGCTGTCTAAATTACATTCCACACAG ACTCTTAGGAGCTTCCCTTGTGGTTCCTTTAGTGAATTACTGGTGGCCTTCCGTTCCTTCAGCTTTATCACGACAGGCTTTTAGGAGCATTCCTCCATCTTTCCAACAGACATTTCGGGTTGCACGTTACACACCTTGGTTATACTACTGGTGGAGGACCCAAAAATGGTTCCCAAGGTTGGTGGGTGATGACACACCCTGTGATTCAGATTTAGAGATATTAAAGAGTCTTTCAGGACACCTAAATCATAACCAG GAAAAAGTGACGCAACAAGGTGAACACGAATCGCTTAATCGAGACATACTGGCTTCTTTTGGATCAAAATGGGAGTTTGATCCCATCGTCGACTTGAGTAATCCGTTCCCTGACAACAATGGCTCTGTTCATATTTGGCAAGGTTGTGAAGATCGCATCATTCCTATTGCATTTACTCGTTTTATAGCAGAGAAACTTCCGTGGATTCAGTATCATGAGGTTCTTAATGGTGGGCATCTAATAATTCATGATGCTGAAAAGTTTGAAGCCATAGTGAGGGCACTTTTGGCCAGATAA